The genomic interval GATGCGGCCCAGCACCTCCTGCTTCACGGCGGGGTCCTCGAAGACGACCTCCTCGATGAAGTCGGCGTCGGCCACGGCCTCCTCGATGGTCTTCCCGGCGCTCAGGTGCGCGGCGACCGCGTCGGCGCTGCCGGCGGGCACGAGCCCCTGCTCCTCGCTCGCGCGGGCCTCGCCGAGGATCCGCTCGAGGGCGGCGTCGGCCGCCTCGACGCTCACGTCGGCGATCTGCACGGGAAGGCCGGCCATGGCCAGCACCTGAGCGATGCCTCCGCCCATGTAGCCGGCTCCGACGACGGTCACGGTGCTGATGGTCATGAGGGTGGACTCCTTCGTCTGGTGTGCGCGGCGCTCCTCCATGCGGGGTGCGCCATGCCGAGAATGCCTCGAATGATCCTATGGGATCACTGATTGCGAGTCGCGATCAACCCCGTCTTGCGGCAGCGCTCTCTCGGCGAGCAATGCGGCTGGACTGCGCACGCGATCGAGGGGATGGGCGTTGACGACGGGGTGTACACCCCGGTTGCCGGACGAGGTTGACGTGTCCGCGTTCACGTTGAATCCTATAGGTCACTCGGTCGTCGGAGCGTCCCGCTGCGGGCCGGGGAGAAGGGAGGCGGCCGATGCGGCCGCTCCCGGCTGCGGAGCACAGACGCCCCGCAGCACGAAGCAGGTGACAGCGCGAGGACGCGCCCCCGCGAGCGGAGAAGAGGGACGAGAGATGACCGCATCGACCACGACCGGCCAGACGCTGCGTTCGCCCATCTACGGCACCCTCGACAGGATCCCCGGCGGACTGATGGTGGTCCCGCTGATCCTCGGCGCGATCGTCGGCACGCTCGCACCGGGCGTCCTCGAGATCGGCAGCTTCACCACCGCCCTGTTCGCGACCCCGATGCCGATGATGGCGCTGGTCATCTTCGCCACCGGCATGCAGATCACCCCGCGCTCCGTCGGCCCGGTCGCCGGCACCACCGGAGCGATCCTGCTCGCCAAGAGCCTGATCCCCGGTCTCCTCGTCGTCGCGCTGGGATCCCTGGTCGGGGTCCAGGGCATCCTGGGGATCTCGATCCTGGCGATGCTCGCGACCTTCGACAACTCCAACGGAGGGGTCTGGATCGCATTCGCCGGCAAGTACGGGACCCGCACCGACCGCGGCGCCTACATCGCCTCCGCGCTGAACGACGGGCCCTTCTTCACGATGCTTTTCATCGGCGCTGCGGGACTCGGCTCGATCCCGCTCGAAGCGTTCGCCGCCGCGGTGATCCCGCTGGTCCTCGGCATCGTGGTGGGCAACATCGACCGCCGGTGGACGGAGGTCATGCGGCCGGTCCCCCAGATCGTCATCCCGTTCTTCGCCTTCGGGCTCGGCACCGGGATCGACCTGTCCGCAGTGCTCACGGGCGGCGTGACGGGGATCGTGCTGGGCCTGGTGGTCACCCCGTTCACCGGCGGCCTCACCTACCTCGCCTACCGGTTCCTGCTGCGCCGTGGGCGGCGCTCCGGGATCGGCTTCGCCGCGGGGACCACCGCGGGCAACTCCTTGGCGACCCCGGCGATCGTCGCCGCGGCGGACCTCCGCTTCGAGCCCTATGTCGGCGTCGCGACCGTGCAGATCGCGACCGCCGTGCTGATCTCGGCGATCACCGCGCCCCTGGTTGCGGCGTGGGTGCTGCGCAGGAACGGCGCGCTCGACGACCCGGAGGCCGACGAGCTGCCGACGGAGGCCCAGTCCGTGACCGCGACGACCTAGCCGATGCGCATGCCGCCGTTGAGGTTGTAGGTGGCGCCGGTGGTGAATCCGCCCGAGGGGCCGGTGAGGAAGGCGACCAGCTCCGCCAGCTCGTCGACCGTGCCGAGCCTCCCCACGGGCGTGCGGGCGATGAACTCCTCGCGGCGCGCACCCTCGAGCGGCCCGCCCATGATGTCCGTGTCGATGTTCGCGGGGGCGATGGCGTTGACGGTCACGCCGGTCCCGGCGGTCTCCTTGGCGAGGCCGCGCACGAGGCCCTCGAGCCCCGCCTTCGACGCCGCATAGGCCGTCTTGGAGAAGTTGCCGCCGCCGTCCTGCCCGGCGGTCGAGGAGATCGCGACGATCCGACCCAGCTGCTGGTCCAGCATGGTGGGCAGCACCCTGCGGCACAGGTGGAAGGCCCCGCCGATGTTGACGGCGAGGGTGCGGTGGAACTCGGTCGAGGACACGTCGAGGAACGCCGCCGGATTCGCGATGCCCGCGCAGCTGACGAGCGTCCCGATCGCGGGCGCCTCGGCCTCGCAGCGGGTGATCGCGGCGTCGACGCTGTCCTCATCGGCGATGTCCGCTCGGGCGGTGACGACGATCGGCGCTCCCGCACTGCGGGCCTGCTCGGCCACGTCGGCCAGTCCCTCGCCGTCGCGATCGAGGAGCGCGAGAGGCCGCCCCTCGCTCGCGAGCCGCAGGGCCACTCCGCGTCCGATGCCGCGCGCGGAGGCGGCACCCGTGACCAGGGCGGTCAGGCCCTGCACGCGGGCCTCGTCCTCCAGGGCACGCGCGGTCACGAGCCCGACCCCTCGTCGGTCGAGGCGCCGCCGCCCTCCGGCTCCCGATGCAGCCCCACCCCGTGCCACGCCTCGGGGTAGTCGACGAACCCGCGGTCCAGCGCTCCGATGCTGGTCGCGCCGAGCTGGCCCATGGCGAGGGCGAGCTCCTCGTCGAGGATGTCGATGACGCGGGTGACGCCGCGCTCGCCGGCGGAGGCGTTCGCATACCCCCAGGCGCGGCCCACGGAGACCAGGTCGGCGCCGACGGCGATCGCCTTGGCGATGTCGTCGCCCGTGCGCACGCCGGAGTCGAAGACGACGGTCATGTCCTCGCCCACGGCGTCCACGATGCTGGGCAGCACGCTGATGGTGCTCGGCGAGGAGTCGAGCTGGCGTCCGCCGTGGTTCGACACGTAGATGCCCTGTGCGCCGACGTTCCGAGCCCGCTGGGCGTCCTCCGGCGTGAGGATCCCCTTGATGTACAGGGGGCCGTCCCACTGCCTGCGGACGTCCTCGATGCTGTCCCAGGTCAGGGTGAGGTTCGCGAGGTACTTGGCGACGAACTCCTGGTGCGAGACGGCGTTGTCGCCCTGGATCTCGCCCACCAGGTTGCGGAAGCCGATGGCCGGCGGGCGCATGACCGCGAGCGTCCAGTCCAGGTGCCGCACCGCCTCCAGGGCGTTGCGCGCGGTCACCTTGGGCGGGATCGACATGCCGTTGCGGTGGTCGCGGTAGCGCTTGCCGTTCAGGGGGACGTCGACCGTGACCACGAGGGCCTCGGCGCCGATGGCCTTCGCGCGCTGGATCAGGTTGGTGACGATCCGCTCGCTCTTGTACATGTACAGCTGGTACCAGAGCGGCCCGGTCGCGGCGTCGGCGATCTCCTCCATCGACCAGTTCGAGGCGGTGGAGATCGTGAAGGGGATGCCCGCCTTCCCGGCGGCCCGCACCGCGGGCAGCTCGCCGGTGCCGCCGATCATGCGCTGCAGCCCCAGGGGGCCCAGCACGTAGGGGCGCCGGAGCGCCATCCCGTCGACCTCGGTGGAGATGTCGACGTGCGAGATGTCGGTGAGCCAGCGGGGCCGGAATCTCACCCGGCGCAGGTCCTCCTCGTTCACGGACTTCGTGATCTCGTGGTTCGAGGCCCCGTCGATGATGTCGAAGGCCATCGTCGGCAGGCGCCGCCGCGCGAGCGCGCGGAAGTCCTCGACCGACGGGGCGGACTCGACGGGATCGACGCGCAGACCGCCCGCGGCGATCATCTTCGCGAACTCGACGGCTCCGGACAGCGGATTCTCGGGCATGTCTCCTCCTCGGATCGGGCGGCAGGGTCGGACGGCAGGGGCGGGCGGTGGCGTCGGACGGCAGGTCGGAAGGCAGGTCGGGCGGGTCAGGACGGGAGGGGGTCGTTCACCAGGTGCGCGGGCTCGCGGCCCTCGGCCACGGCGATCACCTCGCCGAGGGCCTCGGCGCCGGTGGCTTCCGTGAAGTCCGCGGTCCAGCACAGCGAGTGCGGGGTGAGCAGCACGTTGTCGAGCTCGAGCAGCGGGCTCGTCGTCGGCAGCGGCTCGGTCTCGAAGACGTCCAGTGCGGCCCCGGCGATGGTGCCCCCGCGCAGCGCCTCGACGAGCGCCTGCTCGTCGACGACCGCGCCGCGGGCGACGTTGATGAGGTGCCCGTCGGCCCCGAGCTCCTCGAGCTCGCGCCTGCCGATGAGGTGGCGGGTCTGCGCGTTCGAGGAGACGGTGAGGATCGCGAAGTCGCTGCGGCGCAGCAGCTCCGGCAGCTCCACCTGCTCGATGCCCTGCTCGGCGCAGAACTCGGGGCGGGGCGTGCGGTTGTAGGCGACCACCTCGAGGCCCAGCCCGCGCAGCAGGCGCACGGTCTCACGGCCGATGCCGCCGAGGCCGACCACACCGATCGTGGCGCTCGCGAGTCCGCGTCCGCGCAGCGCGGCCCGCTGCTCCCAGCGGCCCGTGCGCACCAGCTGCGACTTCAGGACGAGGTGGTGGGCGAGGGCGAACAGGAGGGTCAGTGCGGCGTGGGCCATCGGTACGCGCAGGCCCGTGGGCGCGTTGGTCACCGGGATCCCGCGGGCCGCGCAGGCGGCGAGGTCGACCTGGTCGAAGCCCGCCCCGAAGCGCGCGACGTGCTTGATCGTCGTGTCCTCGCCCAGCTGCTCCGTGCCGAAGGGGGATTCGCCCATCAGCAGCACCGCGTCGAACCCGCGCAGCGCCTCGGCCGTGAGCTCGTGCTGGGCGACGTCGATCGGCGACCACTCGATGCCGTGCTCGGCGAGCGAGCCCAGACCGATGTCGCCGTGGATCGTGCGGCCTGATGCGTCGATGCCCTCGGCGGCGACGGCGAGACGCCAGGGTGTGCTGCTCATGGGAGCCTCCTGGTGGAAGTGGTGGAAGTGGTGGAAGTGGTGGGAGTGGTGGGGTTGGTGGGAGCGGCAGGTGCGGGGGCGATCATGCGGCCGCCGCCTCCGAGGCCTCGGCCGCCGCGCGCTGCGGGATCGGACGGCGGATCAGCAGCCCGAAGAACAGGGCGCCGCAGGCCGCGATCACCCCGGCGAGCACGAACGAGGGCGAGTAGCTCCCGGTGGCGTCGAAGACCATGCCGGTGATCACCGGGGCGAGCGCGCCGCCGAAGTAGCCGCCGAAGTTCATGATGCCCCCGAACCGGGCCGCGTAGGCGTCGGGCACGATGTCCGAGGTCACGGCCCAGGCCTGCGCCTGCACGAGCGCGATGAGGCCCAGAGCGAGGCTGAGGACGACCAGGGCCAGGGCGAGCGTGTGCACCAGCGGCACCAGGCACAGCAGCACGCCGATCGCGAGCGAGGCGATCACGAGCACGACCCGCTTGGAGGCGAGCGGGCTGCGGCCGCGGCGGGCGAGGACCAGGGTGATGCGCCCGCCGAAGATCGCGCCGAGCGCGGCGACGACGTACGGGATCGCCGCGACCCCGCCGGTCCCGGCGATGGAGACGCCCAGGGAGTGCTGGAGGAACAGCGGCAGGAAGGTGATGAAGATGTTCCAGATCCAGATCGACGTGAAGAAGCCGAGCATCATGCCCCAGGTCTGGCGGAACGTGAACAGCTTCAGCCAGGGGATCCTCTCGGCGTCGGCCGATTCGACGGCGTCCCGGCCCGCGAGGATGTGCCGGTACTCCTCGTCGGAGAGGTGTTTGGCGTGCTCGGGGGAGCGGTAGAACGCCCAGAAGGCGGCGGCGAGCACGATGCCCGCGACGCCCAGGGCCAGGAACATCGCGCGCCAGCCGAAGGCGAGCATGAGCACCGTGAGCACGGGCGGCGCGATCGCCGAGCCCCACTTCGATCCCGAGTCCCAGATGCCGGCGGCCTGACCGCGCTCGGAGCGCGGGAACCAGTGGGTGGAGATCTTCGAGCTGTTGGGCGAGTTCGGGGATTCGCCGATGCCCAGCAGCACGCGGAACAGCAGGAAATGACCGAGCGTGTGGCCGGCCGCCATGAGCGCGGAGGCGATCGACCAGATGCCCACGGCCAGGAAGTACATGCGGCGCGGGCCGACCTTGTCGATCAGGTACCCCACCGGCAGCTGGCAGATCGCGTAGGTCCAGGAGAACACGCTGCCCATCAGGCCGATGTCGGTCTGGGTGAGCCCCAGCTCGTCGATCATGTGCGGTGCGGCGATGGAGACCGACGCGCGGTCCATGTAGTTCAGGACCCCGGCCAGCAGCAGCCAGATCAGCACGAAGTAGCGGAGGTTGCGGACTTTCCTGTGGTCCCGCGCGCGGCGGGCGTCCTCGGCGTCGAGGCTCATGGGGACCTTCTCGGGGGGAGGCGGAGCGGCGATGCTCCGGGGGTGGTGGTCGCGCCGTCAGGCGGCGCGTCGACCCGCCCGCCCGGCGCTCTCGCGCCGTTCGAACAGGGCGGTGCCGGCGACCAGGAGGGCGCCGACGAACGGGGCGATCGCGAGCATCACGAGGCCGGCGGCCTCGCTGTCGAACGCGGTCACCATCCACGAGCGCAGGTTCGGGGCGATGAAGCCGCCCAGGTTCCCGAGCCCGTTGATGAGGCCGACGCCCGCCGCCATGGCGGCGCCGGAGAGATAGCCGGTGGGGATGTTCCAGAAGATCGGCTGCGCGGAGACGAAGCCGATCGCCGCGAGGCACAGCGCGGCCATCGCCAGCACCGGCTGGCTGAGGAATGCGCTCGCGGCCAGTCCGACGCCCGAGAGCACGAGCATGAGCGTCGCGGTCGAGCGGTAGGCGGCGCGACGGTCCGCCCAGCGGCCGACGAACAGGTTCACGACCAGCGCGCACAGCCACGGGATCGCCACCAGCAGGCCCACCAGGAATCCGACCTCGCGGCCGGTGATGCTCGCGACCTGCGCGGGCAGGAAGAACGTGAGGCCGTACACGGCGACCTGGATGGTGAGGTAGATGAGGGCGAAGTAGAGCACCCGCGGGGTGAGCAGCGCCTGCCACCAGGAGAGCTTCGCGACCTGCTCCTTGGTCTGCGCCTCGGCGGCGAGGACCCCCTCGAGGGCGTCGCGCTCGCCGGCGGTGAGCCAGCGGGCGCGGGCGGGGCGGTCGGTGAGCGCGAAGACCGCGACCACGCCGACGATCACCGCGAGCAGACCCTCGAGCAGGAACATCCACTGGAAGCCGTGCAGCCCGAGCGCGCCGTCGAGCTCGAGGAGCCCGCCGGACAGGGGCCCGCCGACCACGTTCGCGATCGGCAGCCCCAGGTAGAACAGGGCCGTGGCCTGGCCGCGCGTGCGCCGCGGGAACCAGTAGGTGAGGTACAGGATCACGCCGGGGAAGAAGCCCGCCTCGGCGACGCCCAGGAGGAACCGCAGGACGTAGAACATGACCGGCCCGGTCGTGAACATGAACAGGCCGGCGACCACGCCCCAGGAGACCATGATCCGCGCCATCCACCAGCGCGCCCCGACCCGGTGCATGATCAGGTTCGAGGGCACCTCGAAGACCGCGTAGCCGATGAAGAACAGCCCCGCGCCGAAGGCGTAGGCCGCGGCCCCGAGACCGGCGTGGACCTCGAGGGACTCCTCGGCGAAGCCGATGTTCGAGCGGTCGATGAACGCGATCACGAACATGAGCATGAGGAAGGGCAGCAGCCGCCAGCGGGCTTTGCGGGTGGCCGAGGCGACCTCGGGGGAGAAGGCGAGCTCCTCCGCCTCGTCGACCGTGCGCACGGCCCGGGCGTCGGGCGTGGCGGCGGGATGCTCCGGGCGGTCGCCGGAAGGGGATGACGTCGTCGTCACGGAATGCTCCTCAGGACGTGCAGGAGGGATCGGCCGGGCGCGCACAGGGAATGCTGCGGGTGCTGCGGGGGTCGCGCGGGCTCGGCCGACGGTGGTGGGGTCAGACCATGTGCTTGCCGCCGTCGACGAAGACGGAGTCCCCGTTGACGAAGCTCGAATCCTCGCTGACCAGGAACTTGATGAGGCCCGCGACCTCCTGCGGCTGGCCGACGCGCTGCAGCGGGATGTCGGAGGACATCCCGGCCTTGCGCTCGTCGGTGAGGGTGCCCCCCATGATGTCGGTGTCGATGGGGCCGGGGACGATCGCGTTGCAGGTGATCCCGTGCTTCCCGAGTTCGCGCGCGCCGCCGCGGGTCAGGCCCAGCACGGCCGCCTTCGCCGCGGCGTAGCCGGTCTTGGAGAAGGTGCCGCCGCCGTCGTAGGCGGTGATCGAGGAGGTGTTGACGATGCGTCCGCCGTGGCCGCCCTCGATCATGCGGGTCGCCGCGGCCTGCATCATGAACAGGGTGCCCTTGGCGTTGACGTCCATGACGCGGTCCCAGGTTGCGGCGTCGAGCTCGAAGATCGTGTGGGGGCTGGGGATGCCGGCGAGGTTCACCTCGGCGAGCACGGGCGGCAGCTCCCGGTCGATGATCGCGAAGGCCGCCTCGACGGACTCCTTGTCGGAGATGTCGACGCCGATGCCGACCACGCTGCGGCCGGACTCGGCGGCGAGCTCGGTGGCGAACGCCTGGACGGAGGCCTCGTCGATGTCGAGGACGGCCACGTCCCATCCGGCGCCGGTGAGGGCGCGGGCGACGTGGCGGCCGATGCCGCGCGGGGCGCCCGCCCCGGTGACGACGGCGGTGCGGTTCTCGGGGAACGTGCTGGTCATTGCTGCTCCTTCGCAGGGTGGGGTGGTGCGGGGGCGTGCTCAGGCGAGCGCGGAGGCGAGCACCTGGCGGATGTACTGGATGTTCTCGGCGATCACGCCCAGGGAGTCGGAGCCGTAGTGCTCGCAGCAGAAGGGCCCGGTGTAGCCGAGCTCGAGGGCGCGGCGGATGACCTGCCGGTAGTTCACGTAGCCGTACTTCAGCGGCATGGGCGCCGACGTGTACGCGCCGGTCGCCGGGTCGAAGTCCCGCGTGTAGTTCTTGATGTGCCAGAAGTTCGCGTGGGGCAGCACCGTCTCGTACATGTCGCTCGGATGCGGCATCGGCCGGTGCAGGCGCACCAGGTTGCCGAGGTCCGGGTTCAGGCCGACGGCCTCGTGGTCGACGTCCTGCAGGAACGCGACGGCGTCCTCGGGGGTGCCGACGTAGGTGTCCTCGTACATCTCGAGGCTGAGCTGCAGGCCGTTCGCCTTCGCGTGGTCGCCGAGCTCGCGCGTGCGCTCGATCGCGAGATCGCGCAGCGCCGGGTCGTCGTGGTGGCCGTCCTCGAGCCAGAACCAGATGGCGTCGGCCTGGGCGGGGGTGAGGGCCTGCATGAAGCCGATGTTCACGACGCTCGCCCCGAAGGTGGGCGCGATGTCCATCAGCCGATGGGCCTCGGCGAGGAAGTCCTCGCCCTTCTCCCGGTCGACGACGGAGCTGCGGGTCATCGAGATCGAGGGGATGGTGAGGCCCGCATCCTCCAGCGTTCTGCGGAACTCCTCGACGCGTGCGTCGCTCAGACGGGCGAGGGGCACCCAGGCGTCGGTCGGGTCGATCTGGGTGATGCCGAGGTCGCGGGCCTGGCGCATCTGGGAGGCCCACACGCTCGCGGGCGCGTCCTTGATGTGGCCGCCGTCGGGCGCGGTGGCGCCGAACGAGAGCATGTTGGCGGCGATCGGCCAGGACTCGGCAGTGAGCATCTTCGGTCTCCTTCGCGACGACTGTTCCTATAGGATTTCCACAACGGGGGCCGATGTCAAGCGGGGCCGTCGGGCGCGAGTGGGTGCCACCTATAGGATCGCCCGTCGTGGTCAGGGTCGTCCGCCGGGCTGAGGATCGCCCACCGCGCTCGGGGAGTGGGGCGCGTGGTCCCGGCGCGGGTGCGCGCCTTCGGTCGGCTCCGGCTCCGGCTCCCGCTCCAGCGAGGGGAAAGGGGTGGGGGTCGGGGGTCCTGGAGGCTACGAGTTGCGGTGGAAAAGCGACGGATTGTCCTGCAGGCCGACGGACCCGCGGCGAGCGGATGGGAACGAAAACCCACCGCAACTCGTAACGCCCCGACACCTCGACCGGCATGCTGCCGCGAATCCGCCCTTCACCGAGTCCGCACTTCGCCGAGTCCGCGCATCGGGCGTCGGCGGCGATCCGTTCCACTCATCGGGAAGAATCGGCTCGACAGGCGAGAGCGGGCGTTCCCGCGGGAACGCCTCCCGGTAGCGTCCCGTGCGGCCGACCGTCCCCGAAGGTCGACGCCGGTCCTCGTCCCCGGGGCCCGTCCGATCCGCTGACTCCGCGAGCCGCCGGACCGTCGGGGCTCCGCACCGCCACCGCTCTGCACCACCACGAACAGCGAGGAACCACCCCCATGCAGCCCCTCTGGATCGGCACCAGCTGGAAGATGAACAAGACCCTCGCCGAGGCGCGCGAGTGGACGTCGGCGCTCGTCGGGCACCTGGACGGCCGCGCCCCCGAGGGAGTGCAGCCCTTCGTGATCCCCTCCTTCACCGCCACGACGACCGTCGCGCAGATCCTCGGCGAGGACTCGCCCGTGCTGCTGGGCGTGCAGAACGCGCACTGGGAGGACGCCGGCGCATGGACCGGCGAGATCTCCGTGCCGCAGGCGAAGGACGCGGGCGCGCAGATCGTCGAGATCGGCCACTCCGAGCGCCGCGAGCACTTCGGAGAGACCGTCGAGACCACGCGCCTCAAGGTCGCAGCCTCGCTGCGGCACGGGCTCACGCCCCTGCTGTGCATCGGCGAGAGCGCTGAGGTGAAGGACGCCGGAGGCTCCTCCGCCTTCATCCTCGAGCAGGCGCGCGGCGCCCTTGAGGGGCTCACCGAGGAGCAGGTCGCCGACGTCGTCATCGCCTACGAGCCCATCTGGGCGATCGGGGAGAAGGGGCGCCCTGCCACCGTCGAGGAGCTCGTGGAGCCCTTCGCGGCCCTCGGCGACGAGTACTCGGGCCGCGTGAAGGGCCTGCTGTACGGCGGCTCGGTGAACCTCGAGAACGCGGCGGACCTGCTCGGGATCGAGCACGTCACCGGCCTGTTCGTCGGCCGCACCGCGTGGAAGGTCGAGGGGTACCTCGAGCTGCTGCGGATCGGCGCGGAGCACGCGAGGGGCTGATCCCGCGGGGCCGGCGGGCCCCCAGGACGGGGCCCTTGGACGGCGGGCACTGGACGGCGACCCGCCGGACCCGAGGCCTGGCTCGCAGGATCGTGGGGCACTACTCTGACCACGAGTGGTGAACCGGTTGGTCGCACGGAGTGCTGATGCCCGCGCCGTCGACCGGTCGCCCGCCCGCACCCCCGACGATGGAGGACACATGACCCGCACCACCCCGCGTCTCGACGGCAGGACGGCCCTGGTCACGGGCGCCGGCTCCGGCATCGGCCGCGCGATCGCCGACCGCTTCGCGGCCGAGGGTGCGCGCGTCATCTATGCCGACATCGACGAGCAGGCGGCCCGCGAGGCCGCCGACGCGACCGGCTCCCAGGCCGTGCGAATGGACGTCTCCGACGAGCAGAGCGTCGAGGCCGCCTACGCGGACCTCGCCGCGCGAGACGCCTCGCCCGATGTGATCGTCGCGAACGCCGGCGTGCAGCTGTTCGGCCACGACGCGAAGACCGCCGACGTGCCGCTCGAGGCCTGGAACAGGACGCTCGCGGTGAACCTCACCGGCACCTTCCTCACCGTCAAGCACGGGGTGCGCGCGCTGCTCGCCTCCGGTGGCGGCTCCATCATCTGCACCGGCAGCCCGACGGGCCTGAACGGCGAGGGCGCCGACTTCGCCGCCTACAGCTCCACGAAGGGCGGCATCCACTCCCTCGTGCGCGCGACCGCGATGGCGTACGCGGGCGACAACATCCGCGTGAACACCGTGGTCCCCGGGTACACCGAGACGTCGCTGGTCACCACGATCTCCGAGGACCCGGGCGCCCGCGAGGGCATCGTCGGACGCACGCCGCTGGGCCGCGCGGGCACCCCCGACGACGTCACCGGCATCATGGTCTACCTCGCGAGCGAGGAGTCCAGCTTCGCCACCGGAGCGATCTTCCGCGTGGACGGCGGCATGACGTCGCTGTGACGGGTGCTGGCACGGACTGACGTCGTGGTGTTCGGGACGTCGCTCAGGACTTCAGGTCCTCAGTGCCGGGGTGGGGGAGCGGTCGATGCGCGCACCACGAGCTCCGGGAGGGTGTTCGAGGCCGTCCCCTCGCCGTCGCCCTCCTCCTCGCTGCCCGTCGTGATCGCGTGATGCAGCCGCCGCAGGGCCTGGTCGCCGACGGCGACGAAGTCGATCCGCATCGTCGTCAGCGGCGGCTGCAGGTAGGCGGCGGCGGGCATGTCGTCCACGCCCACGATCGAGTAGTCCCGCGGGGCCTCGAAGCCACGCATGCGCAGGGCGCTCATGAAGCCGAGAGCGAGCTCGTCGTTCGCGGCGAACACGGCCGTGAAGTCCAGGTCCGCGGAGGCGGTCGTCTCGTCGCCGCCCGCGAGCTGCTCCGCTGCGGCGGCGCCCGACCAGGCCCACCAGTCGGCGGCGCCGGAGAGCACGTGCGGGACGAGACCGGCCTGCTCCATCGCGTTCCGGTATCCCGCCTCACGGTCACGGGCCTCGTTGCGTGTGCGCGGTCCGGCCACGTGCAGGATGCGCTCGTGCCCGAGGTCGATGAGGTGACGGGTGGCCTCGAATCCGACGGACGACGGTGAGTCGTCCCCTCCCCGGGGAGGGGAGCCCGCGGCCGGGGCCGGAGTGAGTCGCCGCGAGAGGTTCACGACCGGCACGCGCGAGCGCGCCCGGTCGAGTTCCGCGTCCACACCGGGGATCGCCGTGGAGACCACGATCCCGTCGACCGGTGCGGAGAGGAAGTGGTCGATCGTTCGGCGCACCTCGTCCTGCCAGCCCGTGGCCTCGAAGTCCGTGTCGATCTCGGCGATCATCAGCGTCTGGTGCAGCTCGCGCGCGGTGCGGCTGAGCCCGGTGAGGATCTGCGCGCTGCCGTAGTTCAGCTCGCCGATGGTCAGCACACCCAGGGTCCCCGTGCGGCCCGCGCGCAGCGTCCCGGCGGCCCGATTGGGGACGTAGCCGAGCTCCCTGATGGCCGCGGCGATGCGCGCACTGGTCGCCTCGCCCACGTATCCGGTGCCCGAGCAGTAGCGCGAGACGGTCTGTGCGGAGACCTCCGCGAGCCGGCCGACGTCCGCCATGCTCGGCCGCGAGCTGGAGCTCCGAGCCACCTGATCTCCGTTCCCGTGGGCTGTCGTCGGCACGAAGCTACCACCGTTCCTGGGGGCCTTCGGCGTCCGCTCCGCAGCGCTCGGAACGGCCATGGGGCCAGTGCTGCTCGCGGTCGCCGTCG from Brachybacterium kimchii carries:
- a CDS encoding SDR family NAD(P)-dependent oxidoreductase; its protein translation is MTRTTPRLDGRTALVTGAGSGIGRAIADRFAAEGARVIYADIDEQAAREAADATGSQAVRMDVSDEQSVEAAYADLAARDASPDVIVANAGVQLFGHDAKTADVPLEAWNRTLAVNLTGTFLTVKHGVRALLASGGGSIICTGSPTGLNGEGADFAAYSSTKGGIHSLVRATAMAYAGDNIRVNTVVPGYTETSLVTTISEDPGAREGIVGRTPLGRAGTPDDVTGIMVYLASEESSFATGAIFRVDGGMTSL
- a CDS encoding triose-phosphate isomerase, whose product is MQPLWIGTSWKMNKTLAEAREWTSALVGHLDGRAPEGVQPFVIPSFTATTTVAQILGEDSPVLLGVQNAHWEDAGAWTGEISVPQAKDAGAQIVEIGHSERREHFGETVETTRLKVAASLRHGLTPLLCIGESAEVKDAGGSSAFILEQARGALEGLTEEQVADVVIAYEPIWAIGEKGRPATVEELVEPFAALGDEYSGRVKGLLYGGSVNLENAADLLGIEHVTGLFVGRTAWKVEGYLELLRIGAEHARG
- a CDS encoding LacI family DNA-binding transcriptional regulator; amino-acid sequence: MARSSSSRPSMADVGRLAEVSAQTVSRYCSGTGYVGEATSARIAAAIRELGYVPNRAAGTLRAGRTGTLGVLTIGELNYGSAQILTGLSRTARELHQTLMIAEIDTDFEATGWQDEVRRTIDHFLSAPVDGIVVSTAIPGVDAELDRARSRVPVVNLSRRLTPAPAAGSPPRGGDDSPSSVGFEATRHLIDLGHERILHVAGPRTRNEARDREAGYRNAMEQAGLVPHVLSGAADWWAWSGAAAAEQLAGGDETTASADLDFTAVFAANDELALGFMSALRMRGFEAPRDYSIVGVDDMPAAAYLQPPLTTMRIDFVAVGDQALRRLHHAITTGSEEEGDGEGTASNTLPELVVRASTAPPPRH
- a CDS encoding sugar phosphate isomerase/epimerase family protein — encoded protein: MLTAESWPIAANMLSFGATAPDGGHIKDAPASVWASQMRQARDLGITQIDPTDAWVPLARLSDARVEEFRRTLEDAGLTIPSISMTRSSVVDREKGEDFLAEAHRLMDIAPTFGASVVNIGFMQALTPAQADAIWFWLEDGHHDDPALRDLAIERTRELGDHAKANGLQLSLEMYEDTYVGTPEDAVAFLQDVDHEAVGLNPDLGNLVRLHRPMPHPSDMYETVLPHANFWHIKNYTRDFDPATGAYTSAPMPLKYGYVNYRQVIRRALELGYTGPFCCEHYGSDSLGVIAENIQYIRQVLASALA
- a CDS encoding SDR family NAD(P)-dependent oxidoreductase, with protein sequence MTSTFPENRTAVVTGAGAPRGIGRHVARALTGAGWDVAVLDIDEASVQAFATELAAESGRSVVGIGVDISDKESVEAAFAIIDRELPPVLAEVNLAGIPSPHTIFELDAATWDRVMDVNAKGTLFMMQAAATRMIEGGHGGRIVNTSSITAYDGGGTFSKTGYAAAKAAVLGLTRGGARELGKHGITCNAIVPGPIDTDIMGGTLTDERKAGMSSDIPLQRVGQPQEVAGLIKFLVSEDSSFVNGDSVFVDGGKHMV